A window of Metabacillus sp. B2-18 contains these coding sequences:
- the ptsG gene encoding glucose-specific PTS transporter subunit IIBC, producing the protein MFKNAFGVLQKVGRALMLPVALLPAAGLLLAIGNALQNPTLTDLAPFLTADWIVLIASVMENAGNIVFSNLPVLFAVGVAIGLANGDGVAGIAALIGYLIMNITMSSILKGVGTLPSGGQELADFLANNGAAYGNVLGIPTLQTGVFGGIIVGIIAAAMYNRFFTIDLPSYLGFFAGKRFVPIVTAGATVLLGIVMYFVWPPIQTGLNAFSTNLLDANRTLAAFIFGVIERSLIPFGLHHIFYSPFWFEFGSYVNAAGETVRGDQTIFFSQIRDGVQDLTAGTFMTGKFPFMMFGLPAAALAIYHEARPEHKKVVAGLMGSAALTSFLTGITEPLEFSFLFVAPVLFGIHAIFAGLSFMTMHILNVKIGMTFSGGLIDFLLFGVLNPQTNWWLVIPVGLVFAVVYYFGFRFAIRKWNLATPGREETDVETSDEGQPKANAGDLPFQVLESLGGSGNIKHLDACITRLRVTVNDIKDVDKDRLKKLGASGVLEIGNNIQAIFGPKSDNLKTQIQDVMSGKRPKATQTHSQEKEVQEQVEDVVADGLKNDVIDETFVSPLTGEIKDITEVPDQVFSGKMMGDGFAILPSNGTVVSPVNGKILNVFPTKHAIGIQSDGGREILIHFGIDTVNLKGEGFEAFVQEGDIVEQGQKLLEVDLDFVKSNAPSIITPIVFTNLKEGQSIKLQTKDNVAANDTDIIEIEGK; encoded by the coding sequence ATGTTTAAAAATGCATTCGGCGTCTTGCAAAAAGTCGGACGTGCACTAATGCTGCCAGTTGCATTATTACCAGCTGCTGGTTTATTACTTGCAATAGGTAATGCCCTTCAAAATCCAACACTTACTGATTTAGCACCATTCTTAACAGCAGATTGGATCGTATTAATTGCAAGTGTTATGGAGAATGCAGGTAACATTGTATTCTCGAATTTACCTGTATTATTCGCAGTTGGGGTTGCAATAGGCTTAGCTAACGGTGATGGAGTTGCCGGTATTGCTGCTTTAATTGGTTACTTAATAATGAATATTACAATGAGTAGTATCCTTAAGGGAGTTGGTACACTTCCGTCTGGTGGACAGGAGCTTGCTGACTTTTTAGCTAATAACGGTGCTGCCTATGGTAATGTACTAGGTATCCCAACCCTACAAACAGGGGTATTTGGTGGTATTATCGTTGGTATTATTGCTGCTGCCATGTATAATCGCTTTTTCACGATTGATTTACCATCTTATTTAGGATTCTTTGCTGGTAAGCGTTTCGTACCAATTGTAACGGCTGGAGCAACAGTATTACTTGGTATTGTAATGTATTTTGTTTGGCCTCCAATTCAAACAGGTTTAAACGCTTTTTCTACAAACTTATTAGATGCAAACAGAACGTTGGCAGCCTTTATATTTGGTGTTATTGAACGTTCGTTAATTCCATTCGGTCTTCATCATATCTTCTATTCACCGTTCTGGTTTGAATTTGGAAGTTATGTAAATGCTGCTGGAGAAACTGTACGTGGAGATCAAACAATCTTCTTCTCTCAAATTAGAGATGGTGTACAAGATTTAACAGCAGGTACATTTATGACTGGTAAATTCCCATTCATGATGTTTGGTTTACCAGCTGCAGCACTTGCAATTTACCATGAAGCAAGACCAGAACATAAAAAAGTTGTTGCAGGTTTAATGGGTTCTGCAGCCCTAACTTCTTTCTTAACAGGTATTACAGAACCACTTGAATTCTCATTCTTATTCGTAGCACCTGTATTATTCGGTATTCATGCAATCTTTGCTGGTTTATCATTTATGACTATGCACATTCTTAATGTTAAAATTGGTATGACGTTTTCTGGAGGTTTAATTGACTTCCTATTATTCGGGGTATTAAACCCACAAACAAACTGGTGGCTAGTTATTCCTGTAGGTTTAGTCTTTGCAGTTGTTTATTACTTTGGTTTCCGTTTTGCAATTAGAAAGTGGAATCTTGCCACTCCTGGTCGTGAGGAAACTGATGTTGAAACTTCTGATGAAGGTCAACCAAAAGCAAATGCAGGAGATTTACCATTCCAAGTGTTAGAATCCTTAGGTGGATCTGGAAACATTAAGCACTTAGATGCTTGTATTACTCGTTTACGTGTTACAGTTAATGACATTAAAGATGTTGACAAAGATCGTTTGAAAAAACTTGGTGCATCTGGTGTATTAGAAATTGGAAACAACATACAAGCAATCTTTGGACCTAAATCTGATAATTTAAAAACTCAAATCCAAGATGTTATGTCTGGCAAACGTCCTAAAGCAACACAAACTCATTCTCAAGAAAAAGAAGTTCAAGAGCAAGTTGAGGATGTAGTAGCTGACGGATTAAAAAATGATGTAATAGATGAAACATTTGTTTCTCCACTTACAGGTGAGATTAAAGATATTACAGAAGTTCCAGACCAAGTATTCTCTGGAAAAATGATGGGTGATGGTTTTGCAATTCTACCTTCTAACGGAACAGTCGTTTCACCTGTTAATGGTAAAATCTTAAATGTTTTCCCTACAAAACATGCTATTGGTATTCAATCTGATGGTGGTAGAGAAATTCTTATTCACTTTGGTATTGATACAGTTAATCTGAAAGGTGAAGGATTCGAAGCATTTGTCCAAGAAGGTGACATAGTTGAGCAAGGTCAAAAACTTCTAGAGGTTGATCTAGATTTTGTAAAATCTAATGCACCTTCAATTATAACTCCAATCGTATTCACGAACTTAAAAGAGGGTCAATCAATTAAACTGCAAACAAAAGATAATGTTGCAGCAAATGATACTGATATCATTGAGATTGAAGGCAAGTAA
- a CDS encoding thermonuclease family protein — translation MRKKLINLFFLLLMFLVTIACSANQDSKDMISAKVINVVDGDTLNVMINDKEETIRLLLVDTPETVHPTKPVQPFGPEASQFLKEQLNGKEVQVELGIGERDKYGRLLAYVYVDKEMVNKLLLEKGLARVAYVFEPNTKYIDEFNSLQEQAQQDEIGIWSIENYATNEGFQTTINEDQNELNQSLPVDEECTIKGNINSKGEKIFHTEQSPSYKMTKPEEMFCTEDEAIEAGYRAVKR, via the coding sequence ATGAGAAAGAAATTAATAAACCTGTTTTTCTTGCTGCTAATGTTCTTAGTAACAATAGCATGCTCTGCAAATCAAGATAGCAAGGACATGATATCTGCTAAAGTAATAAATGTCGTAGACGGAGACACATTAAACGTCATGATTAATGATAAAGAAGAAACAATACGATTACTATTAGTAGATACTCCAGAGACGGTACACCCTACTAAACCTGTTCAACCGTTTGGTCCAGAGGCAAGTCAATTTTTAAAGGAACAGTTAAATGGAAAAGAAGTTCAGGTTGAATTAGGAATAGGTGAACGTGATAAATATGGCAGGCTGTTGGCATATGTGTATGTTGATAAAGAAATGGTAAATAAGTTGCTTTTGGAAAAGGGTTTAGCAAGAGTTGCTTATGTGTTTGAACCTAATACAAAGTATATTGATGAATTCAATTCACTTCAAGAGCAAGCTCAACAAGATGAGATTGGGATTTGGAGTATTGAAAACTATGCAACAAATGAAGGTTTCCAGACAACAATTAATGAAGACCAAAACGAGTTAAATCAAAGTTTGCCAGTTGATGAGGAGTGTACAATTAAGGGGAACATTAATTCAAAAGGTGAAAAAATTTTTCATACAGAGCAATCACCTTCATATAAAATGACAAAGCCGGAAGAAATGTTTTGTACAGAAGATGAAGCGATAGAAGCGGGATATCGAGCGGTTAAAAGATAG
- a CDS encoding haloacid dehalogenase type II yields MIKAVVFDVYGTLFNVHSVVEKCNSLFPSKGQELSELWRKKQLEYSFLRQLMGNYETFLTITKESLAYSCKSLSLPYNSEIEEILINEYANLSLYDEVEEVLATLENKKIAMFSNGSLDMLKPLIHNSSINNNKIVLISVDERKQYKPTPMSYQFVLKKLKVERRPLKI; encoded by the coding sequence TTGATAAAAGCCGTTGTTTTTGATGTGTATGGAACATTGTTTAATGTTCATTCTGTTGTTGAAAAATGTAACTCTCTTTTTCCAAGCAAAGGTCAGGAACTGAGTGAACTTTGGAGAAAAAAACAATTAGAGTACTCGTTTCTGAGGCAGCTTATGGGAAATTATGAGACCTTTTTAACGATCACAAAAGAGTCATTAGCATATTCCTGTAAAAGTTTAAGTCTCCCATATAATTCCGAAATAGAAGAGATCTTGATTAATGAATATGCAAATTTATCATTATATGATGAAGTTGAAGAGGTGCTAGCCACACTTGAAAATAAAAAAATAGCAATGTTTTCAAACGGCTCTCTCGATATGTTAAAGCCGCTAATACATAATTCTTCAATAAATAATAATAAAATAGTGTTGATCTCTGTTGATGAAAGAAAACAGTATAAACCGACACCAATGTCTTATCAATTCGTATTAAAAAAGCTTAAGGTTGAGAGGAGGCCACTGAAAATCTGA
- the pfkA gene encoding 6-phosphofructokinase, translating into MKKIAVLTSGGDSPGMNAAIRAVVRKGIYEGLDVYGVYHGYAGLMEGKIKKLELGSVGDIIHRGGTILYSARSEEFKKDESQHKAIRQLKDLGIDGLVVIGGDGSYRGAAKLTEKGFPCVGLPGTIDNDIPGTDYTIGYDTALNTVVENIDKIRDTATSHDRTFIIEVMGRHAGDIALFSGVAVGAETILIPERTFELNDVVEKLNKGIKRGKKHSIIVLAEGVCSANELAEQLKEKYHLETRISVLGHIQRGGSPTGFDRVLASRLGARAVELLLQGKSGRAIGMQKQEIVDHDIIEILKQKDPFPEGVYTLSQQLSI; encoded by the coding sequence ATGAAAAAAATAGCAGTGTTAACGAGCGGAGGAGATTCACCAGGTATGAATGCAGCTATACGTGCTGTTGTTCGGAAAGGGATTTATGAAGGGTTAGACGTTTATGGTGTATATCATGGCTATGCTGGTTTAATGGAAGGGAAAATAAAAAAACTTGAGCTAGGTTCAGTTGGAGATATTATCCATCGTGGTGGTACGATTCTTTATTCGGCAAGATCTGAAGAATTTAAAAAAGATGAATCACAGCACAAGGCAATAAGACAACTAAAGGATTTAGGTATCGATGGACTTGTAGTTATAGGTGGAGATGGCTCATATCGTGGGGCCGCAAAATTAACTGAAAAAGGTTTTCCATGTGTTGGTTTACCTGGAACAATTGATAATGATATCCCAGGAACAGACTATACCATTGGATATGATACAGCTTTAAACACTGTTGTCGAAAATATTGATAAAATTAGGGACACCGCAACATCTCATGATCGAACATTTATTATTGAAGTAATGGGACGTCATGCAGGAGATATTGCGCTTTTTTCTGGAGTGGCTGTTGGGGCTGAAACTATATTAATCCCCGAAAGAACTTTTGAATTAAATGATGTTGTTGAAAAATTAAATAAAGGTATAAAACGTGGAAAGAAGCACTCTATTATAGTATTAGCGGAGGGTGTTTGTTCTGCAAATGAACTAGCAGAACAATTAAAGGAAAAATACCATCTAGAAACAAGAATTTCAGTATTAGGGCATATTCAAAGAGGTGGATCTCCTACAGGTTTTGATCGTGTTTTAGCATCAAGATTAGGTGCCCGAGCTGTTGAACTTTTACTCCAAGGAAAATCAGGTCGAGCAATTGGCATGCAAAAGCAAGAGATTGTTGATCATGATATTATTGAAATTTTGAAACAAAAAGATCCGTTTCCAGAGGGAGTTTATACATTGTCGCAGCAATTATCAATATAG
- a CDS encoding DUF6843 domain-containing protein, with protein MIQKLLLITGCFLFITGCKQDDQVSSRTFLIPEGYVGWVQVKYDQQLPEKVKNEGNNQVYKVSQNGMTYTDEEHIHEGWATNKYYYVDDKGERTSLVPGKMVHGPSSGRELAGKTVEYFFIGSSDQFHKDEYVPNEYEVN; from the coding sequence ATGATACAAAAACTACTTCTTATTACAGGGTGTTTTCTTTTTATTACTGGTTGCAAACAGGATGATCAGGTGTCTTCAAGAACATTTTTAATACCAGAAGGATATGTAGGTTGGGTTCAAGTAAAATATGATCAACAGTTACCTGAAAAAGTAAAGAATGAAGGAAATAATCAAGTATATAAAGTTAGTCAAAATGGAATGACATATACAGATGAAGAACATATCCATGAGGGGTGGGCAACTAATAAATATTATTATGTAGACGATAAAGGTGAACGAACGTCTCTAGTACCAGGGAAGATGGTTCATGGACCATCAAGTGGAAGAGAATTAGCTGGTAAAACGGTTGAATATTTTTTTATAGGCTCATCAGATCAGTTTCATAAAGATGAATATGTACCCAATGAGTATGAAGTAAATTAG
- a CDS encoding phosphocarrier protein HPr has translation MAEKTFTVTADTGIHARPATVLVQAASKYDADVNLEYNGKTVNLKSIMGVMSLGIPKGSQIKIIASGSDADEAVTGLGETLKNEGLGE, from the coding sequence ATGGCAGAAAAAACATTTACAGTAACAGCAGATACAGGAATTCACGCTCGTCCAGCAACTGTGTTGGTACAAGCTGCAAGTAAGTATGATGCAGATGTAAACCTTGAGTACAATGGTAAAACTGTTAACTTAAAATCAATCATGGGTGTTATGTCTCTAGGAATTCCAAAAGGCTCTCAAATCAAGATTATTGCTTCAGGTTCTGATGCAGACGAAGCAGTTACAGGTCTTGGCGAAACTTTAAAAAATGAAGGGTTAGGCGAATAA
- the glcT gene encoding glucose PTS transporter transcription antiterminator GlcT produces MESFKIKKTLNNNVLIASHDSFGEVVLIGKGISFGKKEGDIIQEDSYDKMFVLTNQKEQEQYKLLLSDIDEEMLEIMQEVIQYIFERVDKPLNEHIHIALTDHLAFALKRLQQGMDLKNPFLLETKSLYPFEYELATEVINMLNDKLNVQLPQGEIGFIALHIHSSISNKPLSEVNQYSQLISRLTEVIEESLKIKVDRESVNYLRLIRHLRYTIERVNSGESVTEPEKLAFLLKKEYPLCYNTSWKMIKVMQQVLKKSVYEAEAVYLTMHLYRLTNK; encoded by the coding sequence ATGGAGTCCTTTAAAATAAAAAAAACTTTAAATAACAACGTTTTGATAGCATCTCATGATTCTTTTGGAGAGGTTGTATTAATTGGAAAAGGCATTAGTTTTGGTAAAAAAGAAGGAGACATAATTCAAGAAGATAGCTATGATAAAATGTTTGTTTTAACAAATCAAAAGGAGCAGGAGCAATATAAGTTACTGCTATCAGATATTGATGAAGAAATGCTCGAAATTATGCAGGAAGTGATTCAATATATCTTTGAACGTGTTGACAAGCCATTAAATGAACATATTCACATAGCACTTACAGACCACTTAGCATTTGCTTTAAAGCGTTTGCAGCAAGGTATGGATTTGAAGAATCCTTTTCTCCTTGAAACAAAGTCTTTATATCCTTTTGAATATGAGCTGGCAACAGAGGTTATTAATATGCTGAATGATAAATTAAACGTACAGCTTCCTCAAGGAGAAATTGGTTTTATTGCGCTTCATATTCATAGCTCAATATCTAATAAACCACTTTCAGAAGTAAATCAATATTCTCAGCTCATTAGCCGGTTAACAGAAGTGATAGAGGAGTCTTTAAAGATCAAAGTGGATCGAGAAAGTGTAAACTATTTACGTCTAATTCGCCATCTTCGCTACACAATTGAAAGAGTGAATTCAGGGGAATCTGTTACAGAACCAGAAAAATTAGCTTTTTTGTTGAAAAAAGAATATCCTTTATGCTACAATACTTCTTGGAAAATGATAAAAGTAATGCAACAGGTTTTAAAGAAATCTGTTTATGAAGCTGAAGCAGTTTACTTAACAATGCACTTATACCGACTAACAAATAAATAA
- the ptsP gene encoding phosphoenolpyruvate--protein phosphotransferase, whose amino-acid sequence MSNLKGIGASAGIAIAKAYRLEEPELNIEQKTIADKEAEKQRFDDAINKSKSELEKIKDHANRELGADKAEIFAAHLLVLSDPELLNPVVDKINAEGVNAEFAMKETADMFVSMFESMDNEYMKERAADIRDVTKRVIAHLLGVQIPNPSLISEEVVIIAEDLTPSDTAQLNRQYVKGFTTDIGGRTSHSAIMARSMEIPAVVGTKQATSTIENGVMVIVDGLDGDVIIDPSSDVIAQYEEKKAKYEAQKAEWAKLVNEPTITSDGQHVELAANIGTPDDVKGVLENGGEGVGLYRTEFLYMGRDQLPTEDEQYDAYKTVLERMGDKPVVVRTLDIGGDKELPYLHLPKEMNPFLGFRAIRLCLEEQEIFRTQLRALLRASSYGNLKIMFPMIATVSEFREAKAILLEEKEKLVANGVQVSDSIEIGMMVEIPSTAVMADQFAKEVDFFSIGTNDLIQYTMAADRMNERVSYLYQPYNPAILRLVSMVIDAAHKEGKWAGMCGEMAGDTIAIPLLLGLGLDEFSMSATSILPARTQIKGLSKEKAQSIKETVLSMSTTEEVVAFVKETFQID is encoded by the coding sequence ATGAGTAACCTTAAAGGGATTGGAGCTTCGGCTGGTATTGCTATTGCAAAAGCTTACCGTTTAGAAGAACCAGAACTAAATATTGAACAAAAAACAATTGCAGATAAAGAGGCAGAAAAGCAACGTTTTGATGATGCAATAAACAAGTCAAAATCAGAGCTTGAAAAAATAAAAGACCATGCTAATCGTGAATTAGGTGCAGACAAAGCTGAAATTTTTGCAGCACATTTATTAGTTTTAAGTGATCCTGAGTTGTTAAATCCAGTAGTGGATAAGATTAACGCTGAAGGTGTTAATGCTGAATTTGCAATGAAGGAAACAGCTGATATGTTTGTTTCTATGTTCGAATCAATGGATAATGAATATATGAAAGAACGTGCAGCTGACATTCGTGACGTAACTAAGCGTGTTATTGCTCACTTATTAGGGGTGCAAATTCCAAACCCTAGTCTAATTTCTGAAGAAGTTGTCATTATTGCTGAAGATTTAACACCATCTGATACTGCTCAATTAAATCGTCAATATGTAAAAGGATTTACAACAGACATTGGTGGACGTACTTCTCATTCTGCAATTATGGCTCGCTCTATGGAAATTCCAGCTGTTGTTGGAACAAAGCAAGCTACATCAACGATTGAAAATGGTGTAATGGTTATTGTTGATGGATTAGATGGTGATGTTATTATTGATCCATCTTCAGATGTTATTGCTCAATATGAAGAGAAAAAGGCAAAGTATGAAGCTCAAAAAGCAGAATGGGCAAAGCTTGTAAATGAACCTACCATTACAAGTGATGGTCAGCATGTTGAGCTTGCTGCTAACATTGGAACACCTGATGATGTTAAAGGTGTGCTAGAAAACGGCGGTGAAGGTGTTGGACTTTATCGTACGGAATTCTTATATATGGGAAGAGATCAGCTTCCAACTGAAGATGAACAATATGATGCTTATAAAACTGTTTTGGAAAGAATGGGTGATAAGCCGGTTGTTGTTCGTACTTTAGACATCGGTGGAGACAAAGAATTACCATACTTACATCTTCCAAAAGAAATGAACCCATTCCTTGGTTTTAGAGCAATTCGTTTATGCTTGGAAGAACAAGAAATTTTCAGAACACAATTACGTGCATTATTACGTGCAAGTAGTTATGGAAATCTAAAGATTATGTTCCCAATGATTGCGACAGTTTCTGAATTCAGAGAAGCTAAGGCAATTCTTTTAGAAGAAAAGGAAAAGCTAGTTGCCAATGGGGTACAAGTATCTGATTCAATTGAGATTGGTATGATGGTAGAAATTCCATCTACAGCAGTAATGGCTGATCAATTTGCAAAAGAAGTAGATTTCTTCAGTATTGGAACAAATGATTTAATTCAATACACTATGGCTGCAGATCGTATGAATGAGCGTGTGTCATACTTATATCAACCGTATAACCCAGCTATTTTACGTCTGGTTTCTATGGTAATCGATGCAGCACATAAAGAAGGCAAATGGGCAGGTATGTGTGGTGAAATGGCTGGCGATACTATCGCTATCCCACTATTATTAGGTTTAGGTCTTGATGAGTTCTCTATGAGTGCTACATCAATCCTGCCAGCACGTACTCAAATTAAAGGTCTATCTAAAGAAAAAGCCCAAAGCATAAAAGAAACTGTTTTATCTATGAGTACAACTGAAGAAGTCGTTGCATTTGTGAAAGAAACTTTCCAAATTGACTGA
- a CDS encoding EAL domain-containing protein, with product MVNYCRSCFQPLKIHNQGFLSIFSSDNDKLKETLTKLYFKQVNTDHFINAFESKSALKEFLSFIHYELGNVLEEVKGAIHQEEVPGPFERYSLQTIYEHTIHENTVNIIKNGEFISYMQPIINMESGDIYGYESLLRVKDQSIFPSQLFEVARKTEMHSILDKKAREIAIEARTNQIPQGIKSFINFLPSTIYNPAHCLKHTFQIVEKYNVDPNDLVFEVVETEKIHDVQHLKSILKTYRNHGMKVALDDVGAGYSTLDMLSKLRPDYIKIDRQYIQDCHMNKDNQTFLLGVMNLARELGITVLGEGIETKEEFQYLKEIGIDLAQGYFIGKPSPNPSLLLFDKENRQLAGL from the coding sequence ATGGTCAATTATTGTAGATCCTGCTTTCAACCTCTTAAAATACATAATCAAGGTTTTCTTTCAATATTTTCTAGCGATAATGATAAATTAAAAGAAACTTTGACGAAACTTTATTTTAAACAGGTTAACACAGATCATTTCATTAATGCTTTTGAGTCAAAAAGTGCATTAAAGGAATTTCTTTCTTTTATTCATTATGAATTGGGTAATGTTCTTGAAGAAGTTAAAGGGGCCATACACCAGGAAGAAGTGCCGGGACCTTTTGAAAGGTATTCATTACAAACAATATATGAACATACCATTCATGAAAATACAGTTAACATTATAAAAAATGGAGAGTTTATTAGTTATATGCAGCCCATAATTAATATGGAAAGTGGCGATATTTATGGATATGAATCACTTCTAAGGGTAAAGGATCAATCTATTTTTCCTAGTCAACTATTTGAAGTTGCCAGAAAAACAGAAATGCACTCTATATTAGATAAAAAAGCCCGTGAAATCGCCATAGAGGCTCGAACAAATCAAATCCCACAAGGAATCAAAAGCTTTATCAACTTCTTACCTTCAACAATCTATAACCCTGCGCATTGCTTAAAACACACATTTCAAATTGTCGAAAAATACAATGTGGATCCAAATGATTTAGTGTTTGAAGTGGTCGAGACAGAGAAAATACATGATGTACAGCATTTAAAATCAATTCTAAAAACCTATAGAAACCACGGTATGAAAGTTGCACTAGACGATGTTGGCGCCGGATATTCTACATTAGATATGCTTTCTAAGCTTCGTCCTGATTATATTAAAATTGATAGACAATATATTCAAGATTGTCATATGAACAAAGACAATCAAACTTTTTTACTTGGTGTAATGAATTTGGCTAGAGAACTAGGTATTACAGTGTTAGGTGAAGGTATTGAAACAAAAGAAGAATTCCAATATTTAAAGGAAATTGGTATCGATTTAGCACAAGGATATTTTATTGGAAAGCCAAGCCCAAATCCTTCCTTACTTTTATTTGATAAAGAAAATCGACAACTAGCAGGTCTGTAA
- a CDS encoding IS1182 family transposase → MIQKQQTMMFSPYVALYDIVVPQDNMLRRIKDLIDFSFIYEELKDKYCLDNGRNAIDPIRMFKYLFLKTIHDVSDVDIIERSKYDMSFKYFLDMAPEEAVIDSSSLTKFRKLRLKDMNLLDMLINKTVEIAIEKEIIKSKSIIVDATHTKARYNQMTPKEILMERSKNLRKAIYKINESMKKKFPVKPNNDLLEDEITYSQELIEVIEKEESLLEYPKVKEHLNLLKEAVADDIEQLQSMNDLDAKVGHKAADSSFFGYKTHLAMSEERIITAATITTGEKNDGKELQTLVEKSIDAGMEIETVIGDTAYSEKDNIQYSKENGIKLVSKLNPSITQGTRKKEDEFEFNKDAGMYVCKAGHMAVRKARQGKKGVGKNQVDTYYFNVEKCKRCPFREGCYKEGAKSKTYSVSLKSDQHSSQAQFQKSVYFKEKSKERYKIEAKNSELKHRHGYNVAKSSGLISMELQGAMAIFTVNIKRILKLLGEN, encoded by the coding sequence ATGATACAAAAACAACAAACAATGATGTTTAGTCCATATGTGGCTCTATATGATATCGTCGTTCCTCAGGATAATATGTTACGAAGAATTAAGGATCTAATTGACTTTTCTTTTATTTACGAAGAATTAAAGGATAAATATTGTCTAGATAATGGGCGGAATGCGATAGATCCTATTCGCATGTTTAAATATTTGTTTTTGAAAACCATTCATGATGTTTCAGATGTTGATATTATCGAGCGTTCAAAATATGATATGTCCTTCAAATATTTTTTGGATATGGCTCCGGAGGAAGCCGTTATTGATTCAAGTTCTTTGACAAAGTTTCGTAAGCTTAGGTTAAAAGACATGAACTTATTAGACATGCTTATCAATAAGACAGTGGAGATTGCCATTGAGAAAGAGATTATTAAAAGCAAGTCCATTATTGTAGATGCCACCCATACAAAGGCGAGATATAATCAAATGACTCCAAAAGAAATACTAATGGAGCGCTCCAAAAACCTCAGAAAAGCAATTTATAAAATTAACGAGAGTATGAAGAAGAAATTCCCCGTAAAGCCAAACAATGATCTACTTGAAGATGAGATTACTTATTCCCAAGAGCTCATTGAAGTGATTGAAAAGGAAGAAAGCCTTTTAGAGTATCCAAAAGTCAAGGAACATCTTAATCTCCTGAAAGAAGCCGTTGCAGATGATATCGAACAGCTACAGTCCATGAATGATCTAGATGCCAAAGTCGGACACAAAGCAGCTGACTCATCATTCTTTGGCTATAAAACTCATCTGGCGATGAGTGAAGAGCGAATTATTACAGCCGCAACGATTACAACCGGAGAAAAAAATGATGGAAAAGAGCTACAGACACTTGTTGAGAAAAGTATAGATGCAGGAATGGAAATTGAAACGGTTATTGGGGATACTGCGTATTCTGAGAAAGACAACATTCAATATAGTAAGGAAAATGGAATTAAACTGGTCTCAAAATTAAATCCTTCCATAACTCAGGGTACCCGAAAAAAAGAGGATGAATTTGAATTCAATAAGGATGCGGGCATGTATGTCTGCAAGGCAGGGCATATGGCTGTACGGAAAGCTAGGCAAGGTAAAAAAGGAGTAGGCAAAAACCAAGTTGATACCTACTATTTTAATGTTGAAAAATGCAAGAGATGTCCTTTCAGAGAAGGGTGCTACAAAGAGGGAGCCAAAAGTAAAACATATTCTGTTTCCCTTAAGTCTGATCAACATTCATCCCAAGCACAATTCCAGAAAAGTGTATATTTTAAGGAAAAGTCTAAAGAGCGTTATAAAATTGAAGCGAAAAATAGTGAATTAAAACACAGACACGGGTATAATGTGGCAAAATCCTCGGGTCTAATTAGCATGGAGTTGCAAGGCGCCATGGCTATATTTACGGTAAACATTAAAAGAATTCTAAAGCTACTAGGGGAAAATTAG
- a CDS encoding transcriptional regulator SplA domain-containing protein → MDNFKIGEEVYVIYRNPHAVNVANIEKAEIVEHPTNQKELAIFLHDAYHPLAEDDAVFSSFEEAEELYNQLFDYQQFD, encoded by the coding sequence ATGGACAATTTCAAAATAGGTGAAGAAGTATATGTGATCTATAGAAATCCTCATGCTGTAAATGTGGCAAATATTGAAAAAGCAGAAATTGTTGAGCACCCTACTAATCAAAAGGAATTGGCTATTTTCCTACATGATGCATACCATCCATTAGCAGAAGATGATGCTGTCTTTTCTAGTTTTGAGGAAGCCGAAGAGCTTTACAATCAGCTATTTGATTACCAACAATTCGATTAA